In the Silvanigrella aquatica genome, AGACCTAGTCTCTTTAATTTGCAATCCAATGAATTTGCTTTTTTTAAATATTGAGAGTAATTAAAAAAATCATATTTAAGGTAAAGGTTCTTTTTATGTTTTTAAGCATTCTCGATTATTGTGGTTCATTTGCCTTTTGTCTGAGTGGTGCCACAATCGCCGCCTCAAGAAGAATGGACATTTTTGGTGTCTTTGTCATGTCTGTTATTGCTGGTTTTGGCGGCGGTGTTTCGCGGGACATTATAATAGGCAAAACTCCTCCTACTATTTTTCATACGCCTGCTTACTGGGTTATTGCTTTATTGACAACTTTTCTTGTGTTTGCAGTAAAAAAACAAAATCGTTTTTTAGAAAAAGGAGTCATTCTTTTTGATTCCTTAGGATTGGCTTTTTTTACGTTAGTGGGAATTAAAACAGCAGAGGATTATGGTCTCCTAAATTACCAATGCATTATGATGGGAGTTATTACGGCCAGTTTTGGTGGCATTATGCGCGATGTGATTGTAAATAGAGTGCCCTATATTTTTCAAAAAGAAATATATGCGGGATTTGCAGTTATAGGCGGTCTTTTTTATTATTTCATTAAGGATTTTTTACCTCCTTTCATGTTGCCCTATATTACAGAAACAATTCAAGAAATAATTGTTATTCTTTTCATTTTTATAGCAAGAATGATCTCCGTTTGGAAAAACTGGCATTTGCCACGTCCTTGCGATGTGACTGTAAATGGAAATAAAATAAAAATCACCCGACCTAAAAATTAAAAATCAGAGCACTTTTTATTGAATAAAAGGTTTGCAGTAGCC is a window encoding:
- a CDS encoding trimeric intracellular cation channel family protein, producing the protein MFLSILDYCGSFAFCLSGATIAASRRMDIFGVFVMSVIAGFGGGVSRDIIIGKTPPTIFHTPAYWVIALLTTFLVFAVKKQNRFLEKGVILFDSLGLAFFTLVGIKTAEDYGLLNYQCIMMGVITASFGGIMRDVIVNRVPYIFQKEIYAGFAVIGGLFYYFIKDFLPPFMLPYITETIQEIIVILFIFIARMISVWKNWHLPRPCDVTVNGNKIKITRPKN